One genomic segment of Erythrolamprus reginae isolate rEryReg1 chromosome 2, rEryReg1.hap1, whole genome shotgun sequence includes these proteins:
- the PCSK1N gene encoding proSAAS → MNHNLSGGARRARRELQGAPYEAVETALANEVYYPELVQLAALERALSTPGSQLQEDHFAQALERALASSGNQLADERMAQALERAVSPPSNQFQPDKHLARALQRLLQDGHRRDQESVYLANLLRLWDDAKGATLYPEYDETGLAGGSSPPRALPNRYWAPEGGFEPQEELGPEEEAAAEVDPEMLRYLIGRILSGASNLPSQRLPLAPRRLRRAIFDGGDLPEPPNLLRVKRLGGESGDDLQRVKRTEGEGVGGRRSMSGGTQRLRYISE, encoded by the exons ATGAATCATAACCTGTCAGGGGGGGCCAGGCGGGCACGCCGTGAGCTCCAGGGGGCACCCTATGAGGCTGTGGAGACCGCCTTGGCCAATGAAGTGTATTACCCGGAACTGGTTCAGCTGGCTGCCCTTGAAAGGGCCCTGTCGACTCCGGGGAGCCAGCTACAAGAAGATCACTTTGCCCAAGCCTTGGAACGAGCGTTGGCTTCTTCCGGGAACCAGCTGGCTGACGAGCGGATGGCCCAGGCCCTCGAAAGAGCTGTGTCCCCACCTAGCAACCAGTTCCAGCCAGACAAACACCTGGCACGTGCTCTGCAGCGCCTCCTTCAGGATGGGCATCGCCGAGACCAGGAATCCGTCTACCTGGCAAATCTGTTGAGGCTGTGGGATGATGCCAAGGGGGCAACCTTGTACCCCGAGTACGACGAAACCGGCTTGGCAGGCGGCTCCTCTCCACCCAGAGCGCTGCCGAATCGTTACTGGGCCCCCGAAGGAGGATTCGAACCCCAAGAAGAGCTGGGCCCAGAGGAGGAAGCTGCTGCAGAGGTGGACCCTGAGATGCTGAG GTATCTGATTGGCAGGATCCTGTCAGGAGCAAGCAACCTCCCTTCACAGCGCCTCCCGCTGGCTCCCCGACGCCTGCGCCGTGCCATTTTTGATGGAGGAGACCTCCCCGAGCCCCCCAATCTTCTGCGGGTCAAGCGCCTGGGTGGGGAGAGCGGGGACGATCTGCAGCGAGTCAAGCGGACAGAAGGAGAAGGGGTGGGCGGGAGACGGAGTATGAGTGGGGGCACCCAGAGGCTCCGGTATATCTCCGAATAA